One stretch of Amycolatopsis tolypomycina DNA includes these proteins:
- the bla gene encoding class A beta-lactamase has protein sequence MPYPRARWAALAALLLVPLTGCAAEAPKPAPTTTKTAPVTAPDFAPLERSFDARLGVYALDTGSGREIAHRADERFGYASAHKALSAAAVLQRTSLDGLAKHLTYTRADLRANSPVTEKRVATGISLRDAIDAALRYSDNTAANLLFRELGGPPGLAAALRGIGDTTTHVDRIEPELNDLAPGDVRDTSTPRAMAGTLRTFALGDALPPEKRTVYTDMMRANQTGATVIRAGTPAGWAVADKTGTGEYAMRNDIAVVWPPGRAPIVLAVMSSRQAEDAEHDDRLIAQAAKLVFDAFRKN, from the coding sequence GTGCCGTACCCCCGAGCCCGGTGGGCCGCGCTCGCCGCGCTGCTCCTCGTTCCGTTGACCGGTTGCGCGGCGGAGGCGCCGAAACCGGCCCCGACGACGACAAAGACAGCACCAGTAACAGCACCGGACTTCGCCCCGCTCGAACGCAGCTTCGACGCCCGCCTCGGCGTGTACGCGCTCGACACCGGCTCCGGCCGCGAGATCGCCCACCGCGCCGACGAACGCTTCGGGTACGCCTCGGCGCACAAGGCGTTATCCGCCGCGGCCGTCCTCCAGCGCACCAGCCTCGACGGGCTCGCGAAACACCTCACCTACACCCGCGCCGACCTGCGGGCGAACTCGCCCGTCACCGAAAAGCGCGTCGCCACCGGGATCTCGCTGCGCGACGCGATCGACGCGGCCCTGCGCTACAGCGACAACACGGCCGCGAACCTGCTGTTCCGGGAGCTCGGCGGGCCGCCGGGACTCGCCGCCGCGCTGCGCGGGATCGGCGACACCACCACCCACGTCGACCGGATCGAACCCGAGCTCAACGACCTCGCGCCCGGCGACGTCCGCGACACGAGCACCCCGCGCGCGATGGCCGGCACCCTGCGCACCTTCGCCCTCGGCGACGCGCTGCCGCCGGAGAAGCGGACCGTCTACACGGACATGATGCGCGCCAACCAGACCGGCGCGACCGTGATCCGGGCGGGCACGCCGGCCGGCTGGGCCGTCGCCGACAAGACCGGCACCGGCGAATACGCCATGCGCAACGACATCGCGGTCGTCTGGCCGCCGGGGCGGGCCCCGATCGTCCTCGCGGTCATGTCCAGCCGCCAGGCCGAGGACGCCGAGCACGACGACCGGCTCATCGCGCAGGCGGCGAAACTCGTCTTCGACGCCTTCCGGAAGAACTAG
- a CDS encoding LysR family transcriptional regulator: MDLVGGCRAFVSVSETGSFTAGAALARIPQPVASRRIAALERHVGERLFDRTTRRARLTPFGRDVLPSARRLVQLADAMEHDARRARLRPVRVAVPATCGVRDLAALAASARERSVRLEFRAAEPAERASLVRTGEVRAALTAVPSEEGVWSVPLGVAGTELGRVVYLETLRPGRSATPRRRVWIQPEDDVPHVRDRVLRVRDAVGLSPAQVAVAESLTSAVAEVLAGDLLLCSLAQAEELGLPWRPIGELQVARGYGVSAPLPEDADRLCSAWGEAVGRCLGVER, encoded by the coding sequence GTGGACCTGGTCGGCGGTTGCAGGGCGTTCGTGAGCGTGAGCGAGACGGGCAGTTTCACGGCGGGGGCGGCGCTGGCACGCATCCCGCAGCCGGTCGCGAGCCGGCGCATCGCGGCGCTCGAGCGGCACGTCGGGGAGCGCCTGTTCGACCGCACGACCCGCCGGGCCCGGCTCACCCCGTTCGGCCGGGACGTGCTCCCGTCGGCCCGCAGGCTGGTGCAGCTGGCCGACGCAATGGAGCACGACGCCCGCCGGGCCCGGCTGCGCCCGGTACGGGTGGCGGTCCCGGCGACCTGCGGCGTCCGCGACCTCGCCGCGCTGGCGGCCTCCGCCCGGGAGCGGTCGGTCCGCCTGGAGTTCCGCGCGGCAGAGCCGGCGGAGCGGGCCTCGCTGGTCCGCACGGGCGAGGTCCGTGCGGCGCTCACGGCGGTCCCGTCGGAGGAGGGTGTGTGGTCGGTACCGCTGGGTGTGGCCGGGACGGAGCTGGGCCGGGTGGTGTACCTGGAGACGTTGCGCCCGGGCCGCTCCGCAACCCCGAGACGGCGGGTGTGGATCCAGCCGGAGGACGACGTTCCGCACGTCCGCGACCGCGTGCTGCGGGTCCGCGACGCGGTGGGCCTGTCACCGGCCCAGGTGGCGGTGGCGGAGTCACTGACCTCGGCGGTGGCGGAGGTGCTGGCGGGCGACCTGTTGTTGTGTTCGCTCGCGCAGGCGGAGGAGCTGGGCCTGCCGTGGCGCCCGATCGGCGAGCTGCAGGTGGCCCGCGGCTACGGTGTATCGGCGCCGTTGCCCGAGGACGCGGACCGGCTGTGCTCGGCGTGGGGCGAGGCTGTGGGCCGCTGCCTCGGGGTGGAGCGGTGA
- a CDS encoding serine hydrolase: MTAEGLVRDLRAELDDAGLRGSFLVRDLRTGAEIGIDPDREYPMASLVKVPLAAATLERIRRGELDAATRLEVAPGGVTTPGPIGLTRFRHPASVAVADLLYLSTSLSDGTAADVLFGLTPPSEVTRMLGEWGLGGIAVRHVMQDLVETPAERFDAAEVDLAHALAIGAATAGQGHRLRQLDVTRANAASARALIELLQALWTPSKVEASVAAGVRELMANNVIRHRLTPDFASDAARWSSKTGTLLNLRHEAGVVEHADGGVFAVVALTESRVPAVLQPEAEVRMARVARALRDHLRGG, encoded by the coding sequence ATGACCGCCGAAGGGCTGGTTCGCGACCTGCGCGCGGAGCTGGACGATGCCGGCCTGCGCGGCTCGTTCCTGGTCCGCGACCTGCGCACGGGCGCCGAGATCGGGATCGACCCGGACCGCGAGTACCCGATGGCATCCCTGGTCAAGGTCCCCCTGGCGGCGGCCACCCTGGAGCGCATCCGCCGCGGCGAGCTCGACGCGGCTACCCGCCTGGAGGTCGCCCCGGGCGGCGTCACCACCCCCGGCCCGATCGGGCTCACGCGCTTCCGCCACCCGGCGAGCGTCGCCGTCGCGGACTTGCTGTACCTGAGCACGTCGCTGAGCGATGGAACAGCCGCCGACGTGCTGTTCGGGTTGACACCGCCGTCCGAAGTCACGCGGATGCTGGGGGAGTGGGGCCTGGGCGGGATCGCGGTGCGGCACGTCATGCAGGACCTCGTCGAGACGCCGGCCGAGCGCTTCGACGCGGCCGAGGTGGACTTGGCCCACGCCCTGGCCATCGGCGCGGCGACGGCCGGCCAGGGTCACCGCCTGCGGCAGCTGGACGTCACGCGCGCGAACGCCGCCTCGGCGCGGGCGCTGATCGAGCTGTTGCAGGCGTTGTGGACACCGTCGAAGGTCGAGGCCTCGGTGGCCGCGGGCGTGCGGGAGCTGATGGCGAACAACGTGATCCGCCACCGCCTCACACCCGACTTCGCCTCCGACGCGGCCCGCTGGTCATCGAAAACGGGAACACTGCTGAACCTCCGACACGAGGCGGGCGTGGTCGAGCACGCGGACGGCGGAGTGTTCGCCGTGGTGGCGCTGACGGAGTCCCGCGTCCCGGCGGTCCTGCAGCCGGAGGCGGAGGTCCGGATGGCCCGGGTGGCCCGGGCGTTGCGCGACCACCTGCGCGGAGGCTGA
- a CDS encoding cysteine hydrolase family protein, whose product MTTLTDRPHTALLVVDVQNGVMETAHERASVLANLVTLVDKARAAGTEVVWVQHSSDELPHGSQTWEYVPELVRREAEPVVHKRYGDSFEETDLEEVLASRGIGSLVVAGAQTDACIRSTLHGALVRGYDATLVSDAHTTEDLSAYGAPPPAHVIAHTNLYWKYQTAPGRTAGTVETAEVEFGVTAPA is encoded by the coding sequence ATGACCACACTGACCGACCGTCCGCACACCGCGCTGCTCGTCGTCGACGTGCAGAACGGCGTGATGGAGACGGCGCACGAACGCGCATCCGTCCTGGCCAACCTGGTGACCCTGGTGGACAAAGCCCGCGCGGCGGGCACCGAGGTGGTCTGGGTCCAGCACAGCAGCGACGAGCTGCCCCACGGCAGCCAGACCTGGGAGTACGTGCCGGAGCTGGTGCGCCGCGAGGCGGAACCGGTGGTGCACAAGAGGTACGGGGACTCGTTCGAGGAGACGGATCTCGAGGAGGTCCTGGCGAGCCGCGGGATCGGATCCCTGGTGGTGGCCGGAGCGCAGACGGACGCGTGCATCCGGTCGACACTGCACGGAGCGCTGGTTCGGGGGTACGACGCAACACTGGTGTCCGACGCGCACACGACGGAGGACCTGTCGGCGTATGGAGCACCACCACCGGCGCATGTGATCGCCCACACGAATTTGTATTGGAAGTACCAGACGGCACCGGGCCGGACGGCAGGGACCGTGGAGACGGCGGAGGTGGAGTTCGGGGTGACTGCGCCGGCTTGA
- a CDS encoding DUF2795 domain-containing protein: MPAPDRTSLEQHLSETEYPCGREELLRRAAAAGGGDSVLGSLGGLPDTDRYDNFDAVWEAVNAKHIGGAP; the protein is encoded by the coding sequence ATGCCCGCGCCGGACCGGACCAGCCTCGAGCAGCACCTGTCCGAGACCGAGTACCCCTGCGGCCGCGAGGAGCTCCTGCGCCGAGCCGCGGCAGCCGGCGGCGGCGACTCGGTGCTGGGCTCGCTCGGCGGCCTGCCGGACACCGACCGCTATGACAACTTCGATGCGGTGTGGGAAGCGGTGAACGCCAAGCACATCGGCGGGGCGCCCTAG
- a CDS encoding SDR family NAD(P)-dependent oxidoreductase translates to MNQLALVTGATSGIGRAFAERLAADGYDLIVTGRREDRLAEFAAAHPDIDVRTVAADLATDDGVGTVAALCAAEPLTMLVNNAGVAHYMPLAQLSAGKAHELVHVKVAAPTMLTRAAVAGMQDRGVGKIVTVAGMIAFSGPADSSVLPRRAVYAGSLAYLVALSQTLHAELAGTGVQVQVLCPGVVATEFHERQGLDLSAVPRMSAADVVTASLRGFELGEVVTAPGVEDAGLLDAVFRADLAAFGGQRPELASRYR, encoded by the coding sequence ATGAACCAGCTCGCCCTCGTCACCGGCGCCACCTCCGGCATCGGCCGGGCCTTCGCCGAGCGCCTCGCCGCCGACGGCTACGACCTGATCGTCACCGGCCGCCGCGAAGACCGCCTCGCCGAGTTCGCCGCCGCCCACCCCGACATCGACGTCCGCACGGTGGCCGCCGACCTGGCCACCGACGACGGCGTCGGCACCGTCGCCGCACTGTGCGCCGCCGAGCCGCTGACCATGCTCGTCAACAACGCCGGCGTCGCCCACTACATGCCACTGGCCCAGCTGTCCGCCGGCAAGGCTCACGAACTCGTGCACGTCAAGGTCGCCGCGCCCACCATGCTCACCCGCGCCGCCGTCGCGGGCATGCAGGACCGCGGCGTGGGGAAGATCGTCACCGTGGCCGGGATGATCGCGTTCAGCGGCCCCGCCGACTCCTCGGTGCTGCCGCGCCGGGCCGTCTACGCCGGCTCCCTGGCCTACCTCGTCGCCCTCTCCCAGACGCTGCACGCCGAGCTGGCGGGCACCGGCGTGCAGGTGCAGGTCCTCTGCCCGGGGGTGGTCGCGACCGAGTTCCACGAGCGGCAGGGCCTCGACCTGAGCGCGGTGCCGCGGATGTCCGCCGCCGACGTCGTCACCGCGTCCCTGCGCGGCTTCGAACTCGGGGAAGTGGTGACGGCGCCCGGTGTCGAGGACGCCGGCCTGCTCGACGCCGTGTTCCGGGCGGACCTCGCCGCCTTCGGCGGGCAGCGGCCGGAACTCGCCTCCCGCTACCGCTGA
- a CDS encoding CsbD family protein: MNDKLENKGEELKGRAKEAVGDATDNEQWQAEGKSEQAKGSLKQAGEKIKDAVKGVTDKK; encoded by the coding sequence ATGAACGACAAGCTGGAAAACAAGGGCGAAGAGCTCAAGGGCCGGGCCAAGGAAGCCGTCGGCGACGCCACCGACAACGAGCAGTGGCAGGCCGAGGGCAAGTCCGAGCAGGCCAAGGGCTCGCTCAAGCAGGCCGGCGAGAAGATCAAGGACGCCGTGAAGGGCGTCACGGACAAGAAGTGA
- a CDS encoding cation:proton antiporter: MSSLTILFGVAGLLALAAAIVPKLVADRPFSVPLVMLLAGIVLGLLPLPAPYGNGWSDPAAHLHGVESFAQLGILVALAGAGLSVDRKFGLKRWGSTWRLLAITMPVSILAIALLGHWWLALAPGVALLLAAALAPTDPVLAGDIGVPHPDVEPELARNNEIRFTLTTEAGLNDGLTMPFVILGLALAGGQPRLDLSWVLADLLLPLAVGVVAGLLTGRLLGWAIFRAPSDRLRLAEYADGLVLLALAFVPYALAEATHGNGFVAVFVAAVAVRTQEREHEYHGVLHAFGHQLERLFVPLALLGLGLAIGDGLLRGLRPLEVLLAVIAVLVVRPVVGWLSLLGAPSPGRRATAAIAFFGVRGIGTIFYLAYALTRLPVPQQDVLWRVGAIAIAVSVVVHGVLAEPAIQRIERRGGHLPADV, from the coding sequence TTGTCGTCGTTGACCATCTTGTTCGGGGTGGCCGGCCTGCTGGCGCTCGCCGCGGCGATCGTGCCGAAGCTGGTGGCCGACCGGCCGTTCTCGGTGCCGCTGGTGATGCTCCTCGCCGGCATCGTGCTCGGGCTGCTGCCGCTGCCCGCCCCCTACGGCAACGGCTGGAGCGACCCGGCCGCCCACCTGCACGGCGTGGAATCCTTCGCCCAGCTGGGCATTCTCGTGGCGCTCGCCGGAGCGGGCCTGTCCGTCGACCGCAAGTTCGGCCTGAAGCGCTGGGGCTCGACCTGGCGGCTGCTCGCCATCACGATGCCGGTGTCGATCCTGGCGATCGCCCTGCTCGGCCACTGGTGGCTCGCGCTCGCCCCCGGCGTCGCGCTGCTGCTGGCCGCGGCGCTGGCGCCGACGGACCCGGTGCTGGCGGGCGACATCGGCGTCCCGCACCCCGACGTCGAACCGGAACTGGCCAGGAACAACGAAATCCGCTTCACGCTGACGACGGAAGCCGGGCTCAACGACGGCCTCACCATGCCGTTCGTCATCCTCGGCCTGGCACTGGCCGGCGGGCAGCCGCGGCTGGACCTGTCGTGGGTGCTGGCAGACCTGCTGCTGCCGCTGGCCGTCGGCGTCGTGGCCGGCCTGCTCACCGGGCGGCTGCTCGGCTGGGCGATCTTCCGGGCGCCGTCGGACCGGCTGCGGCTGGCCGAGTACGCCGACGGCCTGGTCCTGCTCGCGCTGGCGTTCGTGCCGTACGCGCTCGCGGAAGCCACCCACGGCAACGGGTTCGTCGCCGTGTTCGTCGCGGCGGTCGCGGTGCGCACCCAGGAGCGCGAGCACGAGTACCACGGCGTCCTGCACGCGTTCGGCCACCAGCTGGAACGGCTGTTCGTCCCGCTCGCCCTGCTCGGACTGGGCCTGGCGATCGGCGACGGCCTGCTGCGCGGGCTGCGGCCCCTCGAGGTGCTGCTCGCCGTCATCGCCGTGCTGGTGGTCCGGCCGGTGGTCGGGTGGCTGTCCCTGCTGGGCGCGCCGTCACCGGGACGGCGGGCCACGGCGGCGATCGCGTTCTTCGGCGTGCGCGGCATCGGCACGATCTTCTACCTCGCCTACGCGCTCACCCGGCTCCCGGTGCCGCAGCAGGACGTGCTGTGGCGGGTCGGCGCGATCGCCATCGCGGTGTCGGTCGTCGTGCACGGCGTCCTCGCGGAGCCCGCGATCCAGCGGATCGAGCGGCGGGGCGGGCACCTGCCTGCCGATGTGTAG
- a CDS encoding cytochrome P450 yields MTSTREQRTRPETASVAETLRVAVEVALPTLAGGVIKRRPKAMAVAGKLQFDRPAVRLLRRLHDRHYGHPLKLRVPGRSVGLALSGADVQRVLAGAPTPFSPSTVEKRAALGDFQPHGVLISAAADRPARRRFTEAVLEPGRPLHELATPFARAVAEEAASLRDSVLDWDTFNVTWWRLVRRVVLGSGARDDTKLTDQLERLRLDANWAYAHPKRKQLREQFRERLVAHLGRAEPGSLAAMIAETGEDTAPDQVAHWLFAFDAAGMATYRTLALLASHPAAMDRAREELDGADLGQPHQLSYLRACVLDAVRLWPTTPMILRETTEETSWGPAGTTVLIFTPFFHRDPDLPYADRFDPDLWLDGRAAENPALVPFSAGPAICPGRDLVLFCASTMLANLVRDHRYEQASGPVLSPERPLPATLDNFHLKLTPAP; encoded by the coding sequence ATGACGTCCACTCGGGAACAGCGCACGCGACCGGAGACCGCCTCGGTCGCCGAAACCCTGCGGGTCGCGGTCGAGGTGGCCCTGCCCACGCTGGCCGGCGGCGTCATCAAGCGCCGCCCGAAGGCGATGGCGGTGGCCGGGAAGCTGCAGTTCGACCGCCCGGCCGTGCGGCTGCTGCGCCGGCTGCACGATCGCCACTACGGGCACCCGCTGAAGCTGCGCGTGCCCGGCCGTTCGGTCGGCCTTGCCCTGTCCGGCGCCGACGTGCAGCGGGTGCTGGCCGGTGCGCCGACGCCGTTCAGTCCGTCCACAGTGGAGAAACGGGCCGCGCTCGGGGACTTCCAGCCGCACGGCGTGCTGATCTCGGCCGCGGCCGACCGCCCGGCCCGCCGCCGGTTCACCGAGGCCGTGCTCGAACCCGGCCGTCCGCTGCACGAGCTCGCGACGCCGTTCGCGCGGGCCGTCGCCGAGGAGGCCGCTAGCCTGCGGGACTCGGTGCTGGACTGGGACACCTTCAACGTGACCTGGTGGCGCCTGGTCCGGCGGGTCGTGCTGGGCTCCGGTGCTCGTGACGACACGAAACTCACCGACCAGCTCGAACGCCTGCGGCTGGACGCGAACTGGGCGTACGCGCACCCGAAGCGCAAGCAGCTCCGTGAACAGTTCCGCGAGCGGCTCGTCGCCCACCTCGGCCGCGCCGAGCCCGGCAGCCTCGCCGCGATGATCGCCGAAACGGGCGAGGACACCGCGCCCGACCAGGTGGCGCACTGGCTGTTCGCCTTCGACGCGGCCGGCATGGCGACCTACCGGACGCTGGCGCTGCTGGCAAGCCACCCGGCGGCCATGGACCGCGCCCGCGAGGAGCTCGACGGCGCCGATCTCGGGCAGCCGCACCAGCTGAGCTACCTGCGCGCGTGCGTGCTGGACGCCGTCCGGCTGTGGCCGACCACCCCGATGATCCTGCGCGAAACGACCGAAGAGACGTCCTGGGGCCCGGCGGGAACGACGGTGCTGATCTTCACGCCGTTCTTCCACCGGGACCCGGACCTGCCCTACGCCGACCGGTTCGACCCGGACCTCTGGCTCGACGGCCGCGCGGCCGAGAACCCGGCCCTCGTCCCGTTCAGCGCGGGCCCGGCGATCTGCCCGGGCCGCGACCTGGTCCTGTTCTGCGCGAGCACGATGCTGGCGAACCTGGTGCGCGACCACCGGTACGAGCAGGCGTCAGGACCGGTCCTGTCTCCCGAACGCCCGCTCCCGGCGACCCTGGACAACTTCCACCTGAAGCTCACGCCGGCGCCGTGA
- a CDS encoding family 78 glycoside hydrolase catalytic domain: MLPSKLWRATTTTLAAVLALSAAAVPPAGAAPPPDLAGAHWIWYPEGDARVAAPAATRYFRTTFTVPAGAVTDARLVLTGDDTADVWLNGSPLASSARTADSWRTALPVDLRPALTPGGNTLAVAVRNAGGPAGLLGRLRVVTAAGTTDLTTGSAWKSATTAPAGWEQPGFADGSWAAAADLGAYGTAPWGTGVTTPGPADASPLAVASATVGNRVNPIGVDQPRFGWKLASPAAGQRQSAYQVVVSAGGKDVWDSGRVASAQQADVAYGGPALASLTDYTWRVRVWDGLGRTSGWSAVQRFETALRAPATEWTGAFLGRATAGPDLAGASWIWYPEGDPVAGVPPSTRFFRKTFALTAAPAKATIVVTGDDTATLWVNGTRVSDSPRVPDSWQTAAVAEVGSLLTAGTNTIAISTENTTQSPAGTIAKLTVQGGPTVVTDGTWKASRSGPDGWQQGTFDDGSWPAARALTAYGSGPWGANVAVSAPAPLLRKSFTVTKPVASARLLTTALGLQETHLNGVKVGAQVLAPGWTDYAKRVQYRVSDVTGQLRTGENVLGALVGNGWYSGSVGIAGSRKYGTEPWYSAQLRLTFTDGTSTTIATDGTWKTADGPIRADDLYQGETYDARLATGWDRPGFDDRGWAAPRVRGDAKPNLVSQVDNGVTVQQEFKPVAWTQPKPGVWVADLGQNFGGWNRLTVAGPAGTTVTMRHAEVLNPDGTIYTTNLRAAQATDRFTLAGTGGPETYEPRFTVHGYRYVELTGLPSAPTAATLTGRAMWTSGAQTGTFTTSDALVNQLQHNILWGERSNMLSVPSDCPQRDERLGWTGDIAIFAGTSTFNLDVANFLGKFSDDLVDAQHDDGSFTDVAPGVLGGSGTAGWGDAGVIVPYTLWQRYGDTGVIQEHFAAMVRWVEYLRSTSGADLIRDHQTYGDWLNVNDNTAQDLISTAFFAWSSRLVSRMAAATGHGAEAARYGTLADQVAAAFTRRFVAADGTIGSNSQTGYVLALAFGLLPPSLAQPAADKLAARVDAAGGHLSVGFLGVENLLPVLAAHGHADIAYRVLLQPGFPGWGYMIGRGATTIWERWDGIRPDGSFNDPGMNSFNHYGLGSVGDFLYRSVGGLAPAAPGYAALRIAPVPGGGLTSARSAYETPYGNAVSDWSIAAGKLTLRVTVPAGSSATVVVPTSRPSGVTAPAEAVPSAPGTYYLPAGSYVFTAPA, encoded by the coding sequence ATGCTGCCCTCGAAGCTCTGGCGCGCCACCACCACGACCCTCGCCGCGGTCCTGGCCCTGTCGGCGGCCGCGGTGCCCCCGGCCGGTGCCGCGCCGCCCCCGGACCTCGCCGGCGCGCACTGGATCTGGTACCCGGAGGGCGACGCCCGGGTCGCCGCGCCGGCCGCGACCCGGTACTTCCGCACGACGTTCACCGTCCCGGCCGGCGCCGTCACCGACGCCCGGCTCGTCCTGACCGGGGACGACACCGCCGACGTGTGGCTCAACGGCAGCCCGCTCGCCTCTTCGGCCCGGACCGCGGACTCGTGGCGGACGGCGCTGCCGGTGGACCTGCGGCCCGCGCTCACCCCCGGCGGCAACACCCTCGCCGTCGCCGTCCGCAACGCGGGCGGCCCGGCCGGGCTGCTGGGCCGGCTGCGGGTCGTGACCGCGGCGGGCACCACCGACCTGACCACCGGTTCCGCCTGGAAGAGCGCGACGACCGCCCCGGCAGGCTGGGAACAACCCGGTTTCGCCGACGGGAGCTGGGCCGCCGCCGCCGACCTCGGCGCGTACGGCACCGCGCCCTGGGGCACCGGCGTCACGACTCCGGGCCCTGCCGACGCCTCGCCGCTGGCGGTCGCGAGCGCGACCGTCGGCAACCGGGTGAACCCGATCGGCGTCGACCAGCCTCGGTTCGGCTGGAAGCTGGCGTCCCCGGCGGCCGGGCAGCGGCAGTCGGCCTACCAGGTCGTGGTGTCCGCGGGCGGGAAGGACGTCTGGGACAGCGGCCGGGTCGCCTCCGCGCAGCAGGCCGACGTCGCCTACGGCGGCCCGGCGCTCGCCTCGCTGACCGACTACACCTGGCGGGTGCGGGTCTGGGACGGCCTGGGCCGGACGAGCGGCTGGAGCGCGGTGCAGCGCTTCGAAACCGCCCTGCGGGCCCCGGCGACCGAGTGGACCGGCGCCTTCCTCGGCCGCGCCACGGCCGGCCCGGATCTCGCCGGCGCGAGCTGGATCTGGTACCCCGAAGGCGATCCGGTCGCCGGCGTGCCGCCGTCGACCCGTTTCTTCCGCAAGACCTTCGCCCTGACGGCGGCTCCGGCGAAGGCCACGATCGTCGTGACCGGGGACGACACCGCGACCCTGTGGGTGAACGGCACCCGCGTCAGCGACTCGCCGCGGGTCCCCGATTCGTGGCAGACGGCCGCGGTCGCCGAGGTCGGCAGCCTGCTGACCGCCGGGACGAACACGATCGCGATCAGCACCGAGAACACCACCCAGAGCCCGGCCGGGACGATCGCGAAGCTGACCGTCCAAGGTGGACCGACAGTGGTCACGGACGGGACGTGGAAGGCGAGCCGGAGCGGCCCGGACGGCTGGCAGCAGGGCACCTTCGACGACGGTTCCTGGCCCGCGGCGCGGGCGCTGACCGCGTACGGCAGCGGTCCCTGGGGCGCAAATGTCGCCGTCAGCGCGCCCGCTCCCCTGCTGCGCAAGAGCTTCACCGTGACGAAGCCGGTCGCGAGCGCGCGGCTGCTGACGACCGCGCTCGGGCTGCAGGAGACCCACCTCAACGGCGTCAAGGTCGGCGCGCAGGTGCTCGCACCCGGCTGGACCGACTACGCGAAACGGGTGCAGTACCGGGTTTCCGACGTCACCGGGCAGCTCCGCACCGGGGAGAACGTCCTCGGCGCGCTGGTGGGCAACGGCTGGTACTCCGGCAGCGTCGGTATCGCCGGGAGCCGGAAGTACGGCACCGAACCGTGGTACTCCGCGCAGCTTCGGCTGACGTTCACCGACGGCACGAGCACCACGATCGCGACCGACGGCACCTGGAAGACCGCCGACGGCCCGATCCGCGCCGACGACCTGTACCAGGGCGAAACCTACGACGCCCGGCTCGCGACCGGCTGGGACCGGCCCGGCTTCGACGACCGCGGCTGGGCGGCGCCCCGCGTCCGCGGCGACGCGAAGCCGAACCTGGTGTCCCAAGTGGACAACGGCGTGACCGTGCAGCAAGAGTTCAAGCCGGTCGCCTGGACCCAGCCGAAGCCCGGGGTGTGGGTGGCCGACCTCGGCCAGAACTTCGGCGGCTGGAACCGGCTGACCGTGGCCGGCCCGGCCGGTACCACGGTCACCATGCGGCACGCGGAGGTGCTGAACCCCGACGGCACGATCTACACCACGAACCTCCGCGCGGCCCAGGCCACCGACCGGTTCACCCTGGCGGGTACCGGCGGGCCCGAGACGTACGAGCCGCGGTTCACCGTGCACGGCTACCGGTACGTCGAGCTGACCGGCCTGCCCTCCGCGCCGACCGCCGCGACCCTGACCGGCCGGGCGATGTGGACCTCCGGTGCGCAGACCGGGACGTTCACGACGTCGGACGCGCTGGTGAACCAGCTGCAGCACAACATCCTGTGGGGTGAGCGCTCGAACATGCTGTCGGTGCCGAGCGACTGCCCGCAGCGCGACGAGCGGCTCGGCTGGACCGGCGACATCGCGATCTTCGCCGGGACGTCGACGTTCAACCTCGACGTCGCCAACTTCCTCGGCAAGTTCAGCGACGACCTCGTGGACGCCCAGCACGACGACGGGTCGTTCACCGACGTCGCCCCGGGCGTGCTCGGCGGTTCGGGCACGGCGGGCTGGGGCGACGCGGGCGTCATCGTGCCGTACACGCTGTGGCAGCGCTACGGCGACACCGGCGTGATCCAGGAGCACTTCGCCGCGATGGTCCGGTGGGTCGAGTACCTGCGCTCGACGTCCGGCGCCGACCTGATCCGCGACCACCAGACGTATGGCGACTGGCTCAACGTCAACGACAACACCGCCCAGGACCTGATTTCGACGGCGTTCTTCGCGTGGTCGTCCCGGCTGGTGTCGCGGATGGCGGCGGCGACCGGCCACGGCGCCGAGGCGGCGCGGTACGGGACGCTCGCCGACCAGGTCGCGGCGGCGTTCACCCGGCGGTTCGTGGCGGCCGACGGCACGATCGGGTCGAACTCCCAGACCGGGTACGTCCTGGCGCTGGCGTTCGGGCTGCTGCCGCCGTCGCTGGCCCAGCCGGCGGCGGACAAGCTGGCGGCCCGCGTCGACGCGGCGGGCGGGCACCTGAGCGTCGGGTTCCTCGGCGTGGAGAACCTGCTGCCGGTGCTGGCGGCGCACGGCCACGCCGACATCGCCTACCGCGTGCTGCTGCAGCCGGGCTTCCCCGGCTGGGGCTACATGATCGGCCGCGGCGCCACGACGATCTGGGAGCGCTGGGACGGCATCAGGCCGGACGGCTCGTTCAACGACCCCGGGATGAACTCGTTCAACCACTACGGCCTGGGCTCGGTGGGCGACTTCCTGTACCGCTCGGTCGGCGGCCTGGCCCCGGCGGCCCCGGGCTACGCGGCGCTGCGGATCGCGCCGGTGCCGGGCGGCGGCCTGACGTCGGCGAGGTCGGCGTACGAGACGCCGTACGGGAACGCGGTCAGCGACTGGTCGATCGCGGCCGGGAAGCTGACGCTGCGGGTGACGGTCCCGGCCGGTTCGTCGGCGACGGTCGTGGTGCCGACGTCCCGGCCGTCGGGGGTCACCGCGCCGGCCGAGGCCGTGCCGTCGGCGCCCGGGACGTACTACCTGCCTGCGGGTTCGTACGTCTTCACGGCGCCGGCGTGA